Within the Mobula birostris isolate sMobBir1 chromosome 31, sMobBir1.hap1, whole genome shotgun sequence genome, the region GGAAAATGAGGGAAAAGGTCTTCACTTGTTGGTGAGAGTGTAGACAAGCTGTGGTGGATGcgattgatttcaacatttaagcaaaggtatatggatgggaggggtccagggagctatggtccaggtggatGTGACTGGCAGTTTAAACGGTTTGGCATGGatgaaatgggctgaaaggcctgtttctgtgctgcacttttcgaTGACTCAAATTCAGTTGTTGAGAGCCCTCATTTTGATCTGTGAGTGCTTAAAAATTGAAAATAGTTCAGCCCAGCTTTGTTCAGGTTAAATGAATTTTGCAATACCGATGTTTTGGTTTCATCTATTTTATGATGCTTAGCAGACGCTGTTTCACCACATTCAATCAAAAGGGGTTCCCTATTGTGTTCATTTGCCTTGTCAGATGTCTGTGGATAGGTCCTAACAATttccaaagttaaaagtaaagtttattatatggggggggggaacagaactgcatacaaccctgagattctttctccttggggcatactcagcaaatctatagcatAGTAACTATAATAAGATTCAATGAAAgattaaccagagtgcagaaaacaacaaactgtgcaaatgcaaatataaatacatagcaaTAACTAGTAAGAAGATGGAATAACAAAATAagatttagaatgaaaattaaaTGCTTTAACCTGCTTAAGatgtgattttgtcagttttgGTTATGTTTATTCTGTAGTTAAACATCACACAGCATAAATCCTTTGATCATTCAGAATATGTTTCAAAGTTTTGATTTTTTAACAGCTTTAGCCTATTCTTGTGGTTTATGCAAACCAGATATCTGACAAATTGAAGTCATAGTCTGGAATGTCTTTAAACTGGTTTAGTCCCTGTAACTTCAATTGGTTTTGATTTCAGATATCCAGTTGGAGGCTAAAGCTGCTCTGCACCAAGCTCTGGAGATGAAGCGTCTGGGGAAAAGAGAAAAGGCACACAAATTGTTTGTGCATGCCTTAAATATGGACCCACACTATGTAGATGCATTGAATGAACTGGGAGTCTTCATGGAAGAGAATAAGGATGTTATTCAAGCTGACCATTTGTACACAAAAGCATTAACCATTTCTCCATGCAACGAGAAGGCACTGGTCAATCGTGACAGAACGTTACCTCTGGTAGAAGAAATTGACCAGAAGCAGTTTAGTATTATTGACCACAAGGTTAAAAAGTTGATGGCTATACCCAAAGGGAATGCAGCATTGCACCGTGTGATGGAGGAAAGTTATTACCATCATATTTATCATACTGTGGCTATTGAGGGCAATACACTGACCCTTTCTGAGATCAGGCACATCATTGAAACAAGGTATGCCGTACCTGGGAAGAGCCTGTTGGAGCAGAATGAAGTTATTGGGGTTGATGCAGCCATGAAGTATCTCAATAAATCCCTGCTATCAAGAATTGGATCTGTTAATATAGATGACATTTTACAGATTCACAGAAGGGTTTTGGGTCACGTTGATCCTGTAGAGGCTGGAAGATTTCGAACCAATCAGGTCTTCGTAGGCCATCACATTCCTCCCCATCCCAGAGATGTCAGGAAACAAATGCAAGAGCTTGTCCAGTGGTTGAATTCTGAAGAAGCCATGAGTCTGCATCCTGTGGAGTTCGCTGCCCTTGCCCATTATAAACTTGTTTATATCCATCCCTTTGTAGATGGGAATGGAAGGACGGCTCGATTACTGATGAATCTTATTTTAATGCAGGCAGGTTATCCGCCTGTCACAATCCGCAAGGAGCAGCGGGTTGAGTATTATACTTCATTAGATTTGGCCAATGAGGGAGACGTT harbors:
- the ficd gene encoding protein adenylyltransferase FICD; protein product: MNLGCWSLGRAMDAMGLGKRGVSVAVMLFLGSFSALLVMHLKGALWLLRCRLLESGLGGDSSTELSLTYSAVELSQIGEPWAFRQRVGPDIQLEAKAALHQALEMKRLGKREKAHKLFVHALNMDPHYVDALNELGVFMEENKDVIQADHLYTKALTISPCNEKALVNRDRTLPLVEEIDQKQFSIIDHKVKKLMAIPKGNAALHRVMEESYYHHIYHTVAIEGNTLTLSEIRHIIETRYAVPGKSLLEQNEVIGVDAAMKYLNKSLLSRIGSVNIDDILQIHRRVLGHVDPVEAGRFRTNQVFVGHHIPPHPRDVRKQMQELVQWLNSEEAMSLHPVEFAALAHYKLVYIHPFVDGNGRTARLLMNLILMQAGYPPVTIRKEQRVEYYTSLDLANEGDVRPFIRFIGKCTEMTLDLLLIATADHSVDKGLPEANPNHSDYTQTILVKN